From Streptomyces sp. NBC_00683, one genomic window encodes:
- a CDS encoding methyltransferase domain-containing protein → MPKETAVYTHGHHESVLRSHQWRTAANSAAYLIGELRPGQAVLDVGCGPGTITADLAALVAPGRVTAVDTGRDILDRAAATAAERGLDNIEFATADVHALDFPDDSFDVVHAHQVLQHVGDPVQALREMRRVCRPGGVVAARDSDYAAMTWYPEVPGMEQWQELYGRVARANGGEPDAGRRLLSWARQAGFTDITPTAAAWCFATPENRAWWSGLWADRTTASVYAKLAVDGGHADAEQLTAVAAAWRAWGEEPDGWFMVPHGEVLCRP, encoded by the coding sequence ATGCCCAAGGAGACCGCCGTGTACACCCACGGTCACCACGAGTCGGTGCTGCGCTCGCACCAATGGCGGACCGCGGCCAACTCGGCGGCCTACCTCATTGGTGAACTCCGCCCGGGCCAGGCGGTACTGGACGTGGGCTGCGGTCCGGGCACCATCACCGCCGATCTGGCGGCGCTGGTCGCCCCGGGCCGGGTGACCGCTGTCGACACGGGCCGCGACATCCTCGACCGGGCCGCCGCGACGGCTGCTGAACGCGGCCTGGACAACATCGAGTTCGCCACGGCCGATGTGCACGCGCTGGACTTCCCCGACGACTCCTTCGACGTGGTCCACGCCCACCAGGTGCTCCAGCACGTGGGCGATCCGGTGCAGGCACTGCGCGAGATGCGGCGGGTGTGCCGGCCCGGCGGTGTGGTCGCGGCGCGCGACAGCGACTACGCGGCGATGACCTGGTACCCGGAAGTGCCGGGCATGGAGCAGTGGCAGGAGCTCTACGGACGGGTGGCGCGCGCCAACGGGGGCGAGCCCGACGCCGGACGCAGACTGCTGTCCTGGGCCCGGCAGGCCGGCTTCACCGACATCACCCCCACCGCGGCGGCCTGGTGCTTCGCCACCCCGGAGAACCGCGCCTGGTGGAGCGGCCTGTGGGCGGACCGTACGACGGCGTCGGTGTACGCGAAGCTGGCGGTGGACGGCGGACATGCCGATGCCGAACAACTGACGGCCGTCGCGGCGGCCTGGCGCGCATGGGGCGAGGAGCCCGACGGGTGGTTCATGGTGCCGCACGGCGAGGTGCTCTGCCGGCCCTGA
- a CDS encoding IclR family transcriptional regulator, producing MGRLVPAVTRALDVLELFLQGEETLSAPEVTRRLQLPRTTVHELLTTLAARSYLVTVPEQPGRYRLGVRTYQLGSRYAEQLDLAAEGQQVAREVAETCGETVHVAILEDTEVIYIAKVDSTHAVRMVSAAGRKLPAHCTSVGKLLLAALPEAELDARLAGRELVAMTDNSLTDATELRAALGVVRKRGIAVEHRESNPDVSCVAAPVRDRSGRVVAALSISVPMIRWSEEREEELAQLAAGGADALSGRLGHHRAQG from the coding sequence ATGGGGCGACTCGTCCCTGCGGTGACCAGGGCGCTGGACGTACTCGAGCTCTTCCTCCAGGGCGAGGAAACCCTCTCGGCCCCCGAGGTCACCCGCAGGCTCCAACTGCCGAGGACCACCGTCCACGAACTGCTCACCACGCTGGCCGCGCGCTCCTACCTCGTCACGGTCCCCGAGCAGCCCGGCCGCTACCGGCTCGGCGTGCGGACGTACCAGCTGGGCAGCCGGTACGCGGAACAGCTCGACCTGGCGGCCGAGGGGCAGCAGGTGGCCCGGGAGGTCGCCGAGACCTGCGGCGAGACGGTCCATGTGGCGATCCTCGAGGACACCGAGGTCATCTACATCGCCAAGGTGGACTCCACACACGCCGTCCGCATGGTCTCGGCCGCCGGGCGCAAGCTTCCCGCTCACTGCACCTCCGTGGGCAAGCTGCTGCTTGCCGCCCTGCCCGAGGCGGAGCTCGACGCCCGCCTCGCCGGCCGCGAACTCGTCGCGATGACGGACAACAGCCTCACCGACGCCACGGAACTGCGCGCCGCGCTCGGCGTCGTGCGCAAGCGGGGGATCGCGGTCGAGCACCGGGAGTCGAACCCGGACGTGAGCTGTGTGGCGGCGCCGGTCCGGGACCGGTCCGGACGTGTCGTCGCGGCGCTCTCCATCTCCGTGCCGATGATCCGCTGGAGCGAGGAGCGTGAGGAGGAGCTCGCGCAGCTCGCCGCGGGCGGCGCGGACGCGTTGTCCGGCAGGCTCGGACACCACCGGGCGCAGGGGTGA
- a CDS encoding LacI family DNA-binding transcriptional regulator, translating into MAVRVTMADVARAAGVSTATVSYVLSGKRAVADETRRVVEAAIADLGFTVNTVARSLRTGRSSIVALVVPDLSNPFYAQLAASLQEELRMLGLHVMVCDTKADRDEERAFLREAVQQRFAGVVITPFRLVAKDFLTLSEAGIPAVVSADLRFGETDLVTPDARAAMRAALTEVTGAGRRRIAMIAGPRDATGGDPRMELLRTLAVQFGTTLPGRLVVRGEHTREAGATGFGHLMRMKHRPDAVFCANDAVAIGAMDKAEELGVGIPGDVALIGHDDASFASLVRPRLTTVRYPAVDVGKAAARLLIERLNGRVTRKTVHVKAEFVSRGTV; encoded by the coding sequence TTGGCAGTTCGGGTCACCATGGCCGACGTCGCCCGTGCGGCCGGAGTGTCGACAGCGACCGTGTCCTACGTCCTCTCCGGCAAGCGAGCCGTCGCGGACGAGACCCGGCGGGTGGTCGAAGCAGCCATCGCCGATCTGGGCTTCACCGTCAACACGGTGGCTCGAAGCCTGCGGACCGGGCGTTCCAGCATCGTGGCACTGGTCGTACCCGATCTGTCCAACCCCTTCTACGCCCAGCTCGCGGCCTCCCTCCAGGAGGAGCTGCGGATGCTCGGTCTGCACGTCATGGTCTGTGACACGAAGGCTGACCGGGACGAGGAGCGGGCATTCCTGCGGGAGGCGGTCCAGCAGCGGTTCGCGGGGGTCGTGATCACCCCGTTCCGGCTGGTGGCGAAGGACTTCCTGACGCTGTCGGAGGCAGGTATCCCGGCGGTCGTCAGCGCCGACCTGCGTTTCGGGGAGACAGACCTGGTGACGCCGGACGCGCGGGCCGCCATGCGCGCGGCGCTGACGGAGGTGACGGGCGCCGGACGTCGGCGGATCGCCATGATCGCCGGCCCTCGGGACGCCACCGGCGGCGACCCACGGATGGAACTGCTGCGGACCCTGGCCGTGCAGTTCGGCACCACGCTCCCCGGCCGGCTGGTCGTGCGCGGTGAGCACACCCGGGAGGCCGGCGCGACGGGGTTCGGGCACCTGATGCGCATGAAACACCGCCCGGACGCGGTCTTCTGTGCGAACGACGCCGTCGCGATCGGCGCGATGGACAAGGCGGAGGAACTCGGCGTCGGCATCCCCGGCGATGTGGCCCTGATCGGCCATGACGACGCATCGTTCGCATCGCTGGTGCGTCCGCGTCTGACCACGGTCAGATATCCGGCGGTCGACGTGGGAAAGGCCGCTGCGCGGCTACTCATCGAGCGCCTCAACGGACGCGTCACGCGGAAGACCGTGCACGTCAAGGCGGAGTTCGTCTCGCGCGGGACCGTCTGA
- a CDS encoding bifunctional phosphatase PAP2/diacylglycerol kinase family protein: MSTPRNLSSPTRWQTWLHQRDLAAFQSVAERHWPGAEPLLPRLSRSANHGLLWFGAAAGMAALGSSARSRRAALRGIASLAVASAAINTVGKGAVRRERPILDLVPVIRQLKRQPFTTSFPSGHAASAAAFATGVALESKGWGAVVAPVAVAVAASRVYTGVHYPSDVVAGAALGIGAAFALRGVVPTRGQLPAPGRPPASAPAMPTGQDLVVIVNQESGSATATADLVREALPLAEVVECAPADLSGTLEKAARRGKALGVCGGDGTVNLAAAVAATHSLPLAVFPGGTLNHFAYDLGIETVQDTVAALAAGDAVRVDLGRFRPGPQGPGGAHGYFLNAFSLGVYPELVRTRERWAPRIGGWPAGVLAAAEALRGARPLTAEVQGRRRPLWLLFVGNGLFQRVGPAPGRRHNLADGLLDVRVVHGGRTPALRLLAAAVAGPLTRSPVHAAVRRHRVRISGLAPGTPYAYDGEVAHSGKELMIDKLPEALTVYCPMPV, from the coding sequence ATGTCGACACCGCGCAACCTCTCCTCGCCCACCCGCTGGCAGACCTGGCTCCACCAACGCGACCTCGCCGCATTCCAGAGTGTGGCCGAACGGCACTGGCCGGGCGCCGAGCCCCTGCTGCCCCGGCTGAGCCGCAGCGCCAATCACGGGCTGCTGTGGTTCGGGGCGGCGGCAGGCATGGCGGCGCTGGGCAGCAGCGCACGCTCACGCAGGGCCGCACTGCGCGGCATCGCCTCGCTGGCCGTGGCCTCGGCCGCGATCAACACCGTGGGCAAGGGCGCGGTACGCAGGGAACGCCCGATACTCGATCTGGTGCCGGTGATACGACAGCTCAAGCGGCAGCCGTTCACCACGTCCTTCCCCTCCGGGCACGCGGCGTCCGCCGCGGCCTTCGCGACGGGCGTCGCCCTGGAGTCGAAGGGCTGGGGAGCGGTCGTCGCCCCGGTCGCGGTGGCCGTGGCCGCTTCCCGCGTCTACACCGGGGTCCACTATCCGAGCGATGTGGTGGCAGGTGCGGCTCTCGGCATAGGGGCGGCGTTCGCACTGCGGGGTGTCGTACCGACCCGTGGACAGCTGCCCGCGCCCGGGAGACCGCCGGCCAGTGCTCCGGCGATGCCGACCGGGCAGGATCTGGTCGTGATCGTCAATCAGGAATCCGGTTCGGCGACCGCTACGGCCGACCTGGTCCGCGAGGCGCTGCCGCTCGCCGAGGTGGTGGAGTGCGCGCCCGCCGATCTGTCCGGGACGCTGGAGAAGGCAGCACGACGGGGCAAGGCCCTGGGCGTCTGCGGAGGCGACGGCACGGTGAATCTGGCGGCGGCCGTCGCGGCGACGCACAGCCTGCCGCTCGCCGTGTTCCCCGGCGGGACCCTCAACCACTTCGCCTACGACCTCGGCATCGAGACGGTGCAGGACACGGTGGCCGCGCTCGCCGCGGGTGACGCGGTCCGGGTGGACCTCGGCCGCTTCCGGCCAGGCCCCCAGGGCCCCGGCGGGGCGCACGGCTACTTCCTCAACGCCTTCAGCCTCGGGGTGTATCCGGAGCTCGTACGGACCCGGGAGCGCTGGGCACCCCGGATCGGCGGCTGGCCCGCAGGAGTGCTGGCGGCCGCCGAGGCGCTGCGCGGCGCCCGCCCGCTGACAGCGGAAGTACAGGGACGGCGGCGGCCCCTGTGGCTGCTCTTCGTGGGCAACGGACTGTTCCAGCGGGTCGGCCCCGCGCCCGGCCGACGGCACAACCTGGCGGACGGCCTGCTGGACGTCCGGGTGGTGCACGGCGGCCGGACCCCGGCCCTGCGACTGCTCGCCGCCGCGGTCGCCGGACCGCTGACCCGTTCACCCGTCCATGCGGCGGTACGGCGCCACAGGGTGCGCATCTCCGGCCTCGCGCCGGGCACTCCGTACGCGTACGACGGCGAAGTGGCGCACTCCGGAAAGGAGTTGATGATCGACAAGCTGCCGGAGGCGTTGACGGTCTACTGCCCGATGCCGGTCTAG
- a CDS encoding SMP-30/gluconolactonase/LRE family protein — MRPTAEVAVREPAELGEGPTWDPAAGRLIWVDILSSRIHTYDPSSGRRTVMATEQHVGAAKPRAGGGLVVNLRDGVGLYDRDGAFCWLARDPVPGRRGNDAAVAPDGALWAGTMRYDEREAGGSLSRIGPDGGVAVVPDAVTVSNGTGWSPDGRLMYYIDSPTRRIDVFDVEGEHIRNRRTFAVVEPGAGWPDGLTVDAEGCVWTALWDGAAVRRYTPDGRLDLIVDLPVRRPTSCAFGGPDLADLYVSSARTGLLAPHPLSGSLLVLADAGRGVPEVPFAG; from the coding sequence GTGAGGCCCACCGCGGAGGTGGCCGTACGGGAACCGGCCGAGCTCGGTGAGGGCCCCACCTGGGACCCGGCTGCCGGGCGGCTGATCTGGGTCGACATCCTCTCCTCCCGGATCCACACGTACGACCCGTCGAGCGGTCGCCGTACGGTCATGGCCACCGAGCAGCACGTCGGAGCGGCGAAGCCGCGGGCCGGCGGCGGGCTCGTGGTCAATCTGCGGGACGGCGTCGGCCTGTACGACCGCGACGGCGCCTTCTGCTGGCTGGCCCGCGACCCCGTTCCGGGGCGCCGGGGCAACGACGCGGCCGTGGCACCGGACGGCGCGCTATGGGCGGGCACCATGCGCTACGACGAGCGGGAGGCGGGCGGCAGCCTGTCCCGGATCGGGCCGGACGGCGGCGTGGCGGTCGTGCCGGACGCGGTGACGGTCAGCAACGGCACCGGCTGGAGCCCCGACGGGCGGCTCATGTACTACATCGACAGCCCGACACGGCGGATCGACGTCTTCGACGTGGAGGGCGAGCACATCCGCAACCGCCGTACGTTCGCCGTCGTCGAGCCGGGCGCCGGCTGGCCGGACGGGCTGACGGTGGACGCCGAGGGCTGTGTGTGGACCGCCCTCTGGGACGGTGCGGCCGTGCGGCGCTACACGCCGGACGGCCGGCTGGACCTGATCGTGGACCTGCCGGTCCGGCGGCCGACGTCATGCGCGTTCGGGGGGCCGGACCTCGCCGATCTGTACGTCTCCTCGGCCCGGACCGGTCTCCTGGCACCGCATCCGCTGTCGGGGTCCCTGCTGGTGCTTGCCGACGCGGGGCGAGGCGTGCCGGAGGTTCCGTTCGCGGGCTGA
- a CDS encoding arginase family protein, which translates to MRNIVVLDAPSNLGLRPPAPGTVPGCYKLAGALREQRIVQRLGAFEGGVVVPPRYDLGDWQEGDGVFNAAAIARYTRTLADRIEGHVRAGEFPLVLGGDCSIQLGATLALRRIGRYGLAAVDGSADFRHPGNSTRIGAAAGEELALATGRGQADLTDLEGLGPYLRDEDVRLFGMRDHDEDRAEMTALKISNATVGELREWGVAELANGVLQTLEIPLLDGFWVHLDADVLDPSVMPAVDSPDDGGLFPDELGTLLRILVRSPRCAGLNVTVYDPDLDPDATAGALLTDVVVAAFAED; encoded by the coding sequence ATGCGGAATATCGTGGTCCTCGACGCCCCTTCCAACCTGGGGCTCCGGCCCCCGGCGCCGGGCACCGTGCCCGGCTGCTACAAACTGGCCGGCGCGTTGCGTGAGCAGCGGATCGTGCAGCGCCTCGGGGCGTTCGAGGGCGGTGTCGTCGTACCGCCGCGCTACGACCTCGGCGACTGGCAGGAGGGCGACGGGGTCTTCAACGCGGCGGCCATCGCCCGTTACACCCGCACCCTCGCCGACCGTATCGAGGGCCACGTGAGAGCCGGTGAGTTCCCGCTCGTGCTCGGGGGCGACTGCTCCATCCAGCTCGGAGCGACCCTCGCCCTGCGCCGTATCGGGCGGTACGGGCTCGCCGCCGTCGACGGCTCCGCGGACTTCCGCCACCCGGGAAACAGCACCCGGATCGGCGCCGCGGCCGGGGAGGAACTGGCGCTCGCCACCGGTCGCGGGCAGGCCGACCTCACCGACCTGGAAGGGCTCGGGCCCTATCTCAGGGACGAGGACGTCCGGCTCTTCGGAATGCGCGACCACGACGAGGACCGCGCCGAGATGACCGCGCTGAAGATCTCCAACGCCACCGTCGGGGAGCTCCGGGAATGGGGCGTCGCCGAACTCGCGAACGGTGTGCTGCAGACCCTGGAGATCCCCCTCCTCGACGGCTTCTGGGTGCACCTCGACGCCGATGTGCTCGATCCGAGCGTCATGCCCGCCGTCGACAGCCCCGACGACGGCGGGCTGTTCCCCGACGAACTCGGCACGCTGCTGCGGATCCTGGTCCGATCGCCGCGCTGCGCCGGGCTCAACGTCACCGTCTACGACCCGGATCTCGACCCGGACGCCACCGCGGGCGCCCTGCTCACCGACGTTGTCGTCGCCGCCTTTGCCGAAGACTGA
- a CDS encoding DUF5107 domain-containing protein has product MATTVRRAVLTLPAARTGPENPLAALRPLDEMHAVSSRERDGLPRDMARQLGHEPLRTVLPVRILDGYGRDRTPTALDAIVIENDRLRATVLPGLGGRIHSLHHKPTGRELVYRNPVLQPADFALNGAWFSGGIEWNIGATGHTTLSCAPVHAALVTAPDGGDMLRLWEWERLRDLPYQVDLWLPEDSDFLYVGVRVRNPHEHPAPVYWWSNIAVPEDEHTRVLAPADEAWHFGYEHTLNRVAVPETDGTDRTYPLRSEYPADYFYEVPDGARRWIASLDGDGHGLVQTSTDVLRGRKLFLWGSGTGGRRWQRWLTEPGTGGYAEIQAGLARTQLEHVPLEAGAEFSWLEAYGPLSADPAAVHGDDWAAARAETERQLARALPRADVDGAYEAWRRCADTEPGEVLATGSGWGALEVRRAGYKLPGTPFDRSTLGEQQAPWLELLEQGTFPQPLRVAPPGPSLVSPHWRDMLETAPAEPLTEYHLGIAQWHADDRAQAVRSWERGLPLAPSRWPLLRCLAVAARESGQSERAADHYTEAFDDLCAERRDDGEIWTAATSALGREAIEALLTAGRTAAARAVLESLSTEIRARGRFRLLEARILLAEGDTAAVRALFDAGFEVEDLREGAEVLDEIWRSVTDDPLPDLYNFRMRPPR; this is encoded by the coding sequence TTGGCCACGACCGTACGACGTGCCGTACTTACCCTGCCCGCAGCACGAACCGGGCCGGAGAACCCACTGGCCGCGCTGCGGCCACTCGACGAGATGCACGCCGTCAGCAGCCGCGAACGGGACGGTCTGCCCCGGGACATGGCGCGGCAGCTCGGGCACGAGCCGCTGCGCACCGTCCTGCCGGTCCGGATCCTCGACGGGTACGGCCGTGACCGCACGCCCACCGCCCTGGACGCGATCGTCATCGAGAACGACCGGCTGCGCGCCACCGTCCTGCCAGGACTGGGGGGCCGTATCCACTCCCTCCACCACAAGCCGACCGGCCGCGAACTCGTGTACCGCAACCCGGTCCTGCAGCCCGCGGACTTCGCGCTCAACGGCGCCTGGTTCTCCGGCGGCATCGAGTGGAACATCGGCGCGACCGGCCACACCACACTGTCCTGCGCCCCGGTCCACGCCGCCCTCGTCACCGCCCCCGACGGCGGAGACATGCTCCGGCTCTGGGAGTGGGAACGCCTGCGCGACCTGCCCTACCAGGTGGACCTGTGGCTGCCCGAGGACTCCGACTTCCTGTACGTCGGCGTGCGCGTACGCAACCCGCACGAGCATCCCGCGCCCGTCTACTGGTGGTCCAACATCGCCGTGCCCGAGGACGAGCACACCCGTGTCCTGGCCCCCGCCGACGAAGCCTGGCACTTCGGCTACGAGCACACCCTGAACCGGGTCGCCGTCCCGGAGACCGACGGCACCGACCGCACGTACCCCCTGCGCAGCGAATACCCCGCCGACTACTTCTACGAGGTCCCCGACGGCGCCCGGCGCTGGATCGCCTCCCTCGACGGGGACGGCCACGGACTCGTCCAGACCTCCACCGACGTCCTGCGGGGCCGGAAGCTCTTCCTCTGGGGCAGCGGCACCGGCGGACGCCGCTGGCAGCGGTGGCTGACCGAGCCCGGCACGGGCGGGTACGCCGAGATCCAGGCCGGACTCGCCCGTACCCAGCTGGAGCACGTCCCTCTCGAAGCGGGCGCCGAGTTCAGCTGGCTGGAGGCGTACGGTCCGCTGTCCGCGGACCCCGCGGCCGTGCACGGTGACGACTGGGCGGCGGCCCGGGCCGAGACCGAGCGGCAACTTGCCCGTGCCCTGCCGCGTGCCGACGTGGACGGCGCGTACGAGGCGTGGCGCCGCTGCGCCGACACCGAACCGGGCGAGGTGCTCGCCACCGGCTCCGGCTGGGGCGCGCTGGAGGTCCGGCGCGCCGGGTACAAGCTTCCCGGTACGCCCTTCGACCGGTCCACGCTCGGTGAACAGCAGGCCCCCTGGCTGGAGTTGCTGGAACAGGGCACCTTCCCGCAACCACTGCGGGTCGCTCCGCCCGGACCGTCCCTGGTCTCCCCGCACTGGCGCGACATGTTGGAGACGGCACCCGCCGAACCCCTCACCGAATACCACCTGGGCATCGCCCAGTGGCACGCCGACGACCGGGCCCAGGCGGTGCGCAGCTGGGAGCGTGGGCTCCCGCTCGCGCCGTCCCGCTGGCCCCTGCTGCGATGTCTCGCCGTGGCTGCCCGGGAGAGCGGCCAGAGCGAACGGGCCGCCGACCACTACACCGAAGCCTTCGACGACCTGTGTGCGGAGCGCCGGGACGACGGCGAGATCTGGACGGCGGCGACGTCCGCACTCGGCCGTGAGGCCATCGAGGCACTGCTGACGGCCGGACGCACCGCCGCCGCCCGCGCGGTGCTCGAAAGCCTGAGCACGGAGATCCGGGCACGGGGCCGCTTCCGGCTGCTGGAGGCCCGAATCCTGCTGGCCGAAGGGGACACCGCGGCTGTGCGCGCGCTCTTCGACGCCGGCTTCGAGGTCGAAGACCTGCGGGAAGGGGCCGAGGTCCTGGACGAGATCTGGCGCTCCGTCACCGACGACCCGCTGCCGGACCTCTACAACTTCAGGATGCGTCCGCCGCGTTGA
- a CDS encoding ABC transporter substrate-binding protein: protein MAVLRRGPVTRRGSLVRRSLAGGVVLTLAALTACGGGSDDSTDSADSACEPSSGKVTLDYWSWVPGMQKAVDLWNSENPDVQVKLKTTPSGNAGTYQNLSNALKAGKAPDLGQVEYDSLASFRLKGGLTDIAKCDGVTEAGSKFVDWTWSQVDFGADGKDGVWAVPQDTGPMALFYRKDVFDKLGLTAPTTWEEYEAAARKIKAAKKGQYITHFSQTDPNWFTGLLWQNKAPMFERDGDKWKVSVDRPESRQVADYWQKLIDDELVATDLQGFSPALYKSWNDGEVVTWISAAWGYSTIRDNAKSTSGKWAVAPMPQWEKGQKQAGNWGGSTTAVLAGSKHPAEAAKFALWLNTDAKALEILNREGGLYPAATAGLELPALQQPVDFYGKQKIFDVFSEASANVDTDFTWGPTMTDTYRFLSDGTAKATGGDSTLADVLKDTDSQSVESLRKQSLDVTD, encoded by the coding sequence ATGGCAGTTCTTAGGCGCGGCCCGGTCACCCGGCGCGGCTCCCTCGTCCGGCGCAGCTTGGCCGGGGGCGTGGTTCTCACCCTCGCGGCGCTGACCGCGTGCGGCGGCGGCTCGGATGACAGCACGGACTCGGCGGACTCCGCGTGCGAGCCCTCCTCCGGCAAGGTCACGCTCGACTACTGGTCCTGGGTACCCGGCATGCAGAAGGCCGTCGACCTCTGGAACAGCGAGAATCCCGATGTCCAGGTCAAACTCAAGACGACGCCGTCCGGCAACGCGGGCACGTACCAGAACCTGTCCAACGCCCTGAAGGCCGGCAAGGCCCCCGACCTCGGGCAGGTCGAGTACGACTCGCTGGCCAGCTTCCGCCTCAAGGGTGGGCTGACGGACATAGCGAAGTGCGACGGCGTGACGGAAGCCGGATCGAAGTTCGTCGACTGGACCTGGTCGCAGGTGGACTTCGGAGCCGACGGCAAGGACGGCGTCTGGGCGGTGCCCCAGGACACCGGTCCGATGGCGCTCTTCTACCGCAAGGACGTCTTCGACAAGCTCGGCCTGACCGCCCCGACGACCTGGGAGGAGTACGAGGCCGCCGCCCGGAAGATCAAGGCGGCGAAGAAGGGGCAGTACATCACCCACTTCTCGCAGACCGACCCGAACTGGTTCACCGGGCTGCTGTGGCAGAACAAGGCCCCCATGTTCGAGCGCGACGGCGACAAGTGGAAGGTCAGCGTGGACCGGCCCGAGAGCCGCCAGGTGGCCGACTACTGGCAGAAGCTCATCGACGACGAGCTCGTCGCCACCGACCTCCAGGGCTTCTCACCCGCTCTGTACAAGTCGTGGAACGACGGTGAGGTCGTCACCTGGATCAGTGCCGCCTGGGGCTACAGCACCATTCGGGACAACGCGAAGTCCACCTCCGGCAAGTGGGCCGTCGCCCCCATGCCGCAGTGGGAGAAGGGCCAGAAGCAGGCAGGCAACTGGGGCGGTTCGACCACCGCCGTCCTCGCGGGCAGCAAGCACCCTGCCGAGGCGGCGAAGTTCGCGCTGTGGCTGAACACCGACGCGAAGGCGCTGGAAATCCTCAACCGGGAGGGCGGCCTCTACCCCGCGGCCACGGCCGGTCTGGAACTGCCGGCACTGCAGCAGCCGGTCGACTTCTACGGCAAGCAGAAGATCTTCGACGTCTTCTCGGAGGCATCGGCGAACGTCGACACCGATTTCACCTGGGGTCCGACCATGACCGACACCTACCGCTTCCTCAGTGACGGCACCGCGAAGGCCACCGGAGGCGACAGCACGCTCGCCGACGTACTGAAGGACACCGACTCCCAGAGCGTCGAGTCGCTGCGCAAGCAGTCGCTGGATGTGACGGACTGA
- a CDS encoding VOC family protein, giving the protein MEILGTTLRICVDDLEASVAFYEGLTSTPALRFERGGVSVAAIGCFLLMSGPESELEILRKVSATIAVKDVDEAHAALTRVGARIVAGPVPTPAGRNLIALHPDGSVFEYVDRNVSA; this is encoded by the coding sequence ATGGAAATCCTGGGAACCACGCTGCGAATCTGCGTCGACGACCTGGAGGCCTCGGTGGCCTTCTACGAGGGCCTCACCAGTACTCCGGCGCTGCGCTTCGAGCGTGGCGGGGTCTCGGTCGCGGCGATCGGCTGCTTCTTGCTGATGAGCGGCCCGGAGTCGGAGCTGGAGATTCTGCGCAAGGTGTCTGCGACCATCGCGGTCAAGGATGTCGACGAGGCGCACGCGGCCCTGACCCGGGTAGGGGCGCGGATCGTCGCGGGCCCGGTCCCCACCCCGGCCGGCCGCAATCTGATCGCCCTGCACCCGGACGGCTCGGTCTTCGAGTACGTGGACCGGAACGTGTCCGCCTGA
- a CDS encoding DUF6204 family protein, which produces MDTQHTYRVIVRGTWEGLTDTDRERLLSEAPEHGLTGMQFTEEGTLTYDSALKHFSFRYVVVSDAADGEEMAVAIAEDRAQTQLAERGLGYGVLRSTATDMDTMKINYKGRRGFGAA; this is translated from the coding sequence ATGGACACGCAGCACACGTACCGGGTGATCGTGCGGGGCACCTGGGAGGGGCTGACGGACACGGACCGGGAACGGTTGCTGTCCGAGGCGCCGGAGCACGGGCTGACGGGGATGCAGTTCACCGAGGAGGGCACCCTCACCTATGACTCCGCCCTGAAGCACTTCAGCTTCCGCTACGTCGTCGTCTCGGATGCCGCGGACGGCGAGGAGATGGCGGTGGCGATCGCCGAGGACCGTGCGCAGACGCAGCTCGCGGAGCGGGGCCTGGGATACGGGGTGCTGCGCTCCACCGCGACCGACATGGACACGATGAAGATCAACTACAAGGGGCGGCGGGGGTTCGGGGCCGCGTGA